In a genomic window of Cygnus atratus isolate AKBS03 ecotype Queensland, Australia chromosome 23, CAtr_DNAZoo_HiC_assembly, whole genome shotgun sequence:
- the AGO4 gene encoding protein argonaute-4 isoform X1 codes for MEALGPGPPASLFQPPRRPGLGTVGKPIRLLANHFQVQIPKIDVYHYDVDIKPEKRPRRVNREVVDTMVRHFKMQIFGDRQPGYDGKRNMYTAHPLPIGRDRVDMEVTLPGEGKDQTFKVSIQWVSVVSLQLLLEALAGHLNEVPEDSVQALDVITRHLPSMRYTPVGRSFFSPPEGYYHPLGGGREVWFGFHQSVRPAMWNMMLNIDVSATAFYRAQPIIEFMCEVLDIQNINEQTKPLTDSQRVKFTKEIRGLKVEVTHCGQMKRKYRVCNVTRRPASHQTFPLQLENGQAMECTVAQYFKQKYSLQLKYPHLPCLQVGQEQKHTYLPLEVCNIVAGQRCIKKLTDNQTSTMIKATARSAPDRQEEISRLVKSNSMVGGPDPYLKEFGIVVHNEMTELTGRVLPAPMLQYGGRNKTVATPNQGVWDMRGKQFYAGIEIKVWAVACFAPQKQCREDLLKSFTDQLRKISKDAGMPIQGQPCFCKYAQGADSVEPMFKHLKLTYVGLQLIVVILPGKTPVYAEVKRVGDTLLGMATQCVQVKNVVKTSPQTLSNLCLKINAKLGGINNVLVPHQRPSVFQQPVIFLGADVTHPPAGDGKKPSIAAVVGSMDGHPSRYCATVRVQTSRQETSQELLYSQEVIQDLTNMVRELLIQFYKSTRFKPTRIIYYRGGVSEGQMKQVAWPELIAIRKACISLEEDYRPGITYIVVQKRHHTRLFCADKTERVGKSGNVPAGTTVDSTITHPSEFDFYLCSHAGIQGTSRPSHYQVLWDDNCFTADELQLLTYQLCHTYVRCTRSVSIPAPAYYARLVAFRARYHLVDKDHDSAEGSHVSGQSNGRDPQALAKAVQIHHDTQHTMYFA; via the exons atggaAGCGCTGGGACCCG GGCCTCCGGCAAGCCTGTTCCAGCCGCCCCGTCGCCCAGGCCTGGGAACTGTTGGGAAACCCATCCGCCTCCTAGCCAACCACTTCCAGGTTCAGATCCCTAAGATTGACGTTTATCACTATGATGTCGATATCAAACCAGAAAAACGGCCCCGAAGAGTGAATAG AGAGGTGGTGGATACCATGGTGAGACACTTCAAGATGCAAATATTTGGTGATCGGCAGCCTGGCTACGATGGGAAGCGGAACATGTACACTGCACACCCCTTACCGATTGGCCGCGACAGA GTGGATATGGAGGTGACGCTTccaggggaggggaaggaccAGACTTTTAAAGTATCCATTCAGTGGGTATCAGTCGTCAGCCTTCAGTTGCTGCTGGAAGCTCTGGCAGGGCACCTGAATGAAGTTCCTGAAGATTCTGTACAGGCACTTGATGTAATCACACGGCACCTTCCCTCCATGAG GTATACTCCTGTGGGTCgctcctttttctccccccctgAAGGCTATTACCACCCTCTGGGTGGTGGCAGGGAGGTCTGGTTTGGTTTCCACCAGTCCGTCAGGCCTGCCATGTGGAACATGATGCTCAACATTGATG tGTCAGCCACTGCTTTCTACCGTGCCCAGCCTATCATCGAGTTCATGTGTGAGGTCTTGGACATTCAGAACATCAATGAACAAACCAAGCCTCTTACAGACTCCCAACGTGTCAAGTTTACCAAAGAAATCAGAG GTCTAAAAGTAGAGGTTACTCACTGTGGccagatgaagagaaaataccGAGTTTGCAATGTTACTCGGCGACCAGCCAGTCATCAGAC GtttcctctgcagctggaaaatggGCAGGCTATGGAGTGTACAGTAGCTCAATATTTTAAGCAGAAGTACAGTCTGCAGCTAAAATATCCTCATCTTCCCTGTCTCCAAGTAGGACAGGAACAGAAACACACATATTTGCCGCTTGAG GTGTGTAACATAGTGGCAGGCCAGAGATGTATCAAGAAGCTAACGGACAATCAGACATCAACTATGATAAAAGCAACTGCGAGATCTGCACCAGACCGACAGGAAGAAATCAGCAGACta GTGAAAAGTAACAGCATGGTTGGTGGACCTGATCCATACCTGAAGGAGTTTGGTATTGTTGTCCATAATGAAATGACAGAATTGACAGGCAGAGTTCTGCCAGCACCAATGCTGCAATATGGAGGCAGG AACAAGACTGTGGCCACACCAAACCAAGGCGTGTGGGACATGAGAGGGAAACAGTTCTATGCTGGCATTGAGATTAAAGTTTGGGCTGTCGCCTGTTTTGCTCCTCAAAAACAATGCAGGGAAGACTTACTAaa GAGtttcactgaccagctgcgcAAGATCTCCAAGGATGCAGGGATGCCGATCCAAGGCCAGCCCTGTTTCTGCAAATACGCCCAGGGTGCAGACAGCGTGGAGCCCATGtttaaacacttaaaactgACTTACGTTGGTCTGCAGCTGATCGTGGTGATTCTACCTGGAAAGACACCCGTGTATG CTGAAGTAAAGCGGGTTGGTGACACGCTTCTTGGCATGGCCACTCAGTGTGTTCAAGTAAAGAACGTGGTGAAAACGTCCCCGCAAACACTGTCCAACCTCTGTCTGAAGATAAACGCAAAGCTTGGAGGAATCAACAATGTGCTTGTGCCTCATCAAAG GCCCTCGGTGTTCCAGCAGCCAGTGATCTTCCTGGGAGCAGATGTCACCCACCCTCCTGCCGGGGATGGGAAGAAGCCTTCTATTGCTGCTGTGGTAGGCAGCATGGACGGCCACCCCAGCCGTTACTGTGCTACAGTGCGTGTGCAGACCTCCCGTCAGGAGACCTCCCAGGAATTGCTGTACAGTCAGGAGGTGATACAGGACCTGACTAACATGGTGCGAGAACTGTTGATACAGTTTTACAAATCCACTCGGTTCAAGCCTACACGGATCATTTACTACAGAGGGGGAGTATCAGAAGGGCAGATGAAACAG GTAGCGTGGCCAGAGCTCATAGCAATCCGGAAGGCCTGTATTAGTTTGGAAGAAGACTATAGACCGGGAATAACGTACATTGTTGTGCAGAAAAGGCATCACACCAGGCTATTCTGTGCTGACAAAACTGAAAGG GTGGGTAAGAGTGGCAACGTACCGGCAGGCACTACTGTGGACAGCACGATCACGCATCCTTCTGAATTTGACTTTTACCTCTGTAGCCACGCAGGAATTCAG GGAACCAGCCGGCCCTCCCACTATCAGGTCTTGTGGGACGACAACTGTTTCACTGCAGACGAGCTACAGCTGCTGACCTATCAGCTGTGTCACACGTATGTCCGGTGTACACGATCAGTCTCTATTCCAGCTCCTGCATACTACGCCAGGCTGGTAGCGTTTAGGGCCAGATACCATCTTGTGGACAAGGATCACGACAG CGCGGAAGGCAGCCACGTGTCAGGACAGAGCAATGGCCGTGATCCTCAGGCTCTGGCAAAGGCAGTGCAGATCCACCATGACACTCAGCACACAATGTATTTTGCTTGA
- the AGO4 gene encoding protein argonaute-4 isoform X2: protein MVRHFKMQIFGDRQPGYDGKRNMYTAHPLPIGRDRVDMEVTLPGEGKDQTFKVSIQWVSVVSLQLLLEALAGHLNEVPEDSVQALDVITRHLPSMRYTPVGRSFFSPPEGYYHPLGGGREVWFGFHQSVRPAMWNMMLNIDVSATAFYRAQPIIEFMCEVLDIQNINEQTKPLTDSQRVKFTKEIRGLKVEVTHCGQMKRKYRVCNVTRRPASHQTFPLQLENGQAMECTVAQYFKQKYSLQLKYPHLPCLQVGQEQKHTYLPLEVCNIVAGQRCIKKLTDNQTSTMIKATARSAPDRQEEISRLVKSNSMVGGPDPYLKEFGIVVHNEMTELTGRVLPAPMLQYGGRNKTVATPNQGVWDMRGKQFYAGIEIKVWAVACFAPQKQCREDLLKSFTDQLRKISKDAGMPIQGQPCFCKYAQGADSVEPMFKHLKLTYVGLQLIVVILPGKTPVYAEVKRVGDTLLGMATQCVQVKNVVKTSPQTLSNLCLKINAKLGGINNVLVPHQRPSVFQQPVIFLGADVTHPPAGDGKKPSIAAVVGSMDGHPSRYCATVRVQTSRQETSQELLYSQEVIQDLTNMVRELLIQFYKSTRFKPTRIIYYRGGVSEGQMKQVAWPELIAIRKACISLEEDYRPGITYIVVQKRHHTRLFCADKTERVGKSGNVPAGTTVDSTITHPSEFDFYLCSHAGIQGTSRPSHYQVLWDDNCFTADELQLLTYQLCHTYVRCTRSVSIPAPAYYARLVAFRARYHLVDKDHDSAEGSHVSGQSNGRDPQALAKAVQIHHDTQHTMYFA, encoded by the exons ATGGTGAGACACTTCAAGATGCAAATATTTGGTGATCGGCAGCCTGGCTACGATGGGAAGCGGAACATGTACACTGCACACCCCTTACCGATTGGCCGCGACAGA GTGGATATGGAGGTGACGCTTccaggggaggggaaggaccAGACTTTTAAAGTATCCATTCAGTGGGTATCAGTCGTCAGCCTTCAGTTGCTGCTGGAAGCTCTGGCAGGGCACCTGAATGAAGTTCCTGAAGATTCTGTACAGGCACTTGATGTAATCACACGGCACCTTCCCTCCATGAG GTATACTCCTGTGGGTCgctcctttttctccccccctgAAGGCTATTACCACCCTCTGGGTGGTGGCAGGGAGGTCTGGTTTGGTTTCCACCAGTCCGTCAGGCCTGCCATGTGGAACATGATGCTCAACATTGATG tGTCAGCCACTGCTTTCTACCGTGCCCAGCCTATCATCGAGTTCATGTGTGAGGTCTTGGACATTCAGAACATCAATGAACAAACCAAGCCTCTTACAGACTCCCAACGTGTCAAGTTTACCAAAGAAATCAGAG GTCTAAAAGTAGAGGTTACTCACTGTGGccagatgaagagaaaataccGAGTTTGCAATGTTACTCGGCGACCAGCCAGTCATCAGAC GtttcctctgcagctggaaaatggGCAGGCTATGGAGTGTACAGTAGCTCAATATTTTAAGCAGAAGTACAGTCTGCAGCTAAAATATCCTCATCTTCCCTGTCTCCAAGTAGGACAGGAACAGAAACACACATATTTGCCGCTTGAG GTGTGTAACATAGTGGCAGGCCAGAGATGTATCAAGAAGCTAACGGACAATCAGACATCAACTATGATAAAAGCAACTGCGAGATCTGCACCAGACCGACAGGAAGAAATCAGCAGACta GTGAAAAGTAACAGCATGGTTGGTGGACCTGATCCATACCTGAAGGAGTTTGGTATTGTTGTCCATAATGAAATGACAGAATTGACAGGCAGAGTTCTGCCAGCACCAATGCTGCAATATGGAGGCAGG AACAAGACTGTGGCCACACCAAACCAAGGCGTGTGGGACATGAGAGGGAAACAGTTCTATGCTGGCATTGAGATTAAAGTTTGGGCTGTCGCCTGTTTTGCTCCTCAAAAACAATGCAGGGAAGACTTACTAaa GAGtttcactgaccagctgcgcAAGATCTCCAAGGATGCAGGGATGCCGATCCAAGGCCAGCCCTGTTTCTGCAAATACGCCCAGGGTGCAGACAGCGTGGAGCCCATGtttaaacacttaaaactgACTTACGTTGGTCTGCAGCTGATCGTGGTGATTCTACCTGGAAAGACACCCGTGTATG CTGAAGTAAAGCGGGTTGGTGACACGCTTCTTGGCATGGCCACTCAGTGTGTTCAAGTAAAGAACGTGGTGAAAACGTCCCCGCAAACACTGTCCAACCTCTGTCTGAAGATAAACGCAAAGCTTGGAGGAATCAACAATGTGCTTGTGCCTCATCAAAG GCCCTCGGTGTTCCAGCAGCCAGTGATCTTCCTGGGAGCAGATGTCACCCACCCTCCTGCCGGGGATGGGAAGAAGCCTTCTATTGCTGCTGTGGTAGGCAGCATGGACGGCCACCCCAGCCGTTACTGTGCTACAGTGCGTGTGCAGACCTCCCGTCAGGAGACCTCCCAGGAATTGCTGTACAGTCAGGAGGTGATACAGGACCTGACTAACATGGTGCGAGAACTGTTGATACAGTTTTACAAATCCACTCGGTTCAAGCCTACACGGATCATTTACTACAGAGGGGGAGTATCAGAAGGGCAGATGAAACAG GTAGCGTGGCCAGAGCTCATAGCAATCCGGAAGGCCTGTATTAGTTTGGAAGAAGACTATAGACCGGGAATAACGTACATTGTTGTGCAGAAAAGGCATCACACCAGGCTATTCTGTGCTGACAAAACTGAAAGG GTGGGTAAGAGTGGCAACGTACCGGCAGGCACTACTGTGGACAGCACGATCACGCATCCTTCTGAATTTGACTTTTACCTCTGTAGCCACGCAGGAATTCAG GGAACCAGCCGGCCCTCCCACTATCAGGTCTTGTGGGACGACAACTGTTTCACTGCAGACGAGCTACAGCTGCTGACCTATCAGCTGTGTCACACGTATGTCCGGTGTACACGATCAGTCTCTATTCCAGCTCCTGCATACTACGCCAGGCTGGTAGCGTTTAGGGCCAGATACCATCTTGTGGACAAGGATCACGACAG CGCGGAAGGCAGCCACGTGTCAGGACAGAGCAATGGCCGTGATCCTCAGGCTCTGGCAAAGGCAGTGCAGATCCACCATGACACTCAGCACACAATGTATTTTGCTTGA